A single region of the Salvia miltiorrhiza cultivar Shanhuang (shh) chromosome 8, IMPLAD_Smil_shh, whole genome shotgun sequence genome encodes:
- the LOC131000041 gene encoding uncharacterized protein LOC131000041, with translation MDREGGQQQMAGASKPSLFAVYQNPALSAALTSNSLRPSASTVFFILSMLSVSALALAISMYRENTVAADFGLGFVSQDVASICSKVIAAMASCILLAALFAFVKALSVWRRRNLRDVFVVSPSKGTKELTRLTDRQLGLLGLRSKLEKDSEESSKRPPKSKISSPSPPSLLVPLHPSSSNHEMSGGKSSSSGGRKIHAYTTPSKSPASPSMYLVPTASARSSVPSPSLQSSPGVDQLNATPWSSKRRAFQKDLATEKDLENFLADIDEKISETANKLATPPPSINAFGMTSPNTLTGSVNTSGPTRSTPLRPVRMSPGSQKFTTPPKKGEGELPPPMSMEESIEAFERLGIHPHIEKWRDSLRQWFSAFLLNPLLGKIDTSHIKVMESAAKLNISINISQIGSDAPSAPAAANVFPIDRSNDWKPAFAVDEDGLLHQLRATLAQVCDASKSQAINFQQSPQHAASISVLREGMDAIMEHQRLHSLMKGEWGKGLLPQSSVRADYTVQRIRELAEGTCLKNYEYLGNGEVYDKKNKKWSLELPSDSHLLLYLFCAFLEYPKWMLHVDPTTYAGPQASKNPLFLGVLPPKDRFPEKYVAVISGVPSVLHPGACILAVGKQSPPVFALYWDKKPQFSFQGRTALWDSILLLCYKIKISYGGIVRGMHLDSSALAILPVLDQGSDD, from the exons ATGGATCGTGAAGGAGGCCAGCAGCAGATGGCGGGCGCATCGAAGCCCTCGTTGTTTGCAGTGTACCAGAACCCAGCACTCTCTGCGGCCCTCACCTCCAACAGCCTTCGCCCCTCCGCCTCCACAGTCTTCTTCATCCTCTCTATGCTATCCGTCTCCGCTCTCGCCCTCGCCATCTCTATGTACAG GGAAAATACGGTTGCTGCTGATTTTGGACTTGGATTTGTTTCTCAAGATGTTGCGA GTATATGTTCCAAAGTTATAGCAGCAATGGCAAGTTGCATACTGCTTGCAGCTCTGTTTGCTTTTGTCAAAGCCCTTTCAGTATGGAGGCGAAGAAACCTCAGGGATGTTTTTGTAGTATCTCCTTCCAAAGGTACAAAAGAGCTAACACGCCTTACAGATCGACAGCTTGGCCTTTTGGGGTTAAGGTCAAAACTTGAGAAGGATTCTGAGGAGTCTTCAAAGAGACCTCCTAAATCAAAAATTAGCTCGCCTTCCCCTCCAAGTTTGCTTGTTCCACTTCATCCATCAAGTTCGAATCATGAAATGAGCGGCGGGAAATCAAGCTCTAGTGGTGGGCGAAAGATTCATGCTTATACTACACCATCCAAGTCACCAGCTTCTCCTTCTATGTATCTTGTACCTACAGCCTCTGCACGGTCATCAGTACCGTCGCCATCCCTGCAGTCTTCACCAGGAGTAGATCAGTTGAATGCCACCCCTTGGTCAAGTAAGCGTCGTGCCTTTCAGAAAGATTTAGCAACAGAGAAAGATCTTGAAAACTTTCTGGCTGATATAGACGAGAAGATATCTGAAACAGCAAACAAATTGGCAACTCCTCCCCCCAGCATAAATGCATTTGGGATGACCAGTCCAAACACCCTCACTGGTTCAGTTAATACTTCTGGACCTACAAGAAGTACGCCTTTAAGGCCAGTTAGGATGTCCCCTGGTTCCCAGAAGTTCACAACCCCACCTAAGAAAGGGGAGGGAGAGCTTCCTCCTCCAATGTCTATGGAAGAGTCGATTGAAGCTTTTGAAAGGTTGGGCATTCATCCACATATAGAGAAATGGCGCGATTCTCTCAGACAGTGGTTTTCTGCTTTTCTACTTAATCCTCTTCTTGGAAAGATTGATACCAGCCACATAAAG GTTATGGAATCAGCTGCAAAACTTAATATTTCGATTAACATTAGCCAAATTGGAAGTGATGCACCAAGTGCGCCTGCTGCTGCTAATGTATTTCCAATTGATAGAAGTAATGACTGGAAGCCAGCATTTGCAGTTGACGAGGATGGACTTCTTCATCAGCTTCGTGCAACTCTTGCTCAAGTTTGTGATGCTT CAAAATCACAAGCTATTAATTTCCAGCAATCCCCTCAGCATGCTGCGTCAATCTCGGTTTTGCGAGAGGGTATGGATGCCATTATGGAGCATCAGAGACTCCATTCTTTGATGAAAGGAGAATGGGGTAAAGGTTTACTTCCTCAAAGTAGTGTACGCGCAGATTACACTGTCCAAAGGATTCGTG AACTTGCTGAAGGAACGTGTTTGAAGAACTATGAGTATTTGGGAAATGGCGAGGTCTACGATAAAAAGAATAAGAAATGGAGTCTTGAGCTTCCTAGTGATTCTCATTTGCTTCTTTATCTGTTTTGTGCTTTCCTGGAATACCCAAAATGGATGTTGCATGTTGATCCTACAACATATGCCGGGCCTCAGGCAAGCAAGAACCCTTTGTTTTTGGGTGTTCTCCCCCCTAAAGATAGGTTTCCTGAGAAGTACGTAGCTGTTATATCTGGTGTTCCCTCGGTGCTACATCCGGGGGCGTGTATTCTTGCTGTTGGGAAGCAAAGCCCCCCAGTTTTTGCCTTGTACTGGGACAAGAAGCCTCAATTCTCTTTCCAG GGAAGAACTGCGCTATGGGATTCCATATTGCTTCTGTGCTATAAAATAAAGATCAGTTATGGTGGTATTGTTAGAGGCATGCACCTCGATTCGTCAGCGTTAGCCATTCTTCCAGTTCTTGACCAGGGAAGTGATGACTGA